AAGTTGGAGGCGATGCCGAAAGAGACGCGCACAGCGCCGGTGCTCTTGGCGTCGATGCACATGCGGAGGTCTTCCAGGGTGAAGCGGGAGCGGTGTTCGGACTCGGCGCGGTGGAAGCAGGCGGTGAGTTCCTCGGCGCGCAGGCCAAGAGCAGCCTCGCCGCCGCCGGGGTTGCAGAAGCAGCCGGTGCGGATGGAGATGCGCTCGCGCGCGGCCATTTCCTCGATGCGCAGGTGGTCGATGACCGAGCCTTCCCGGTCGTAAAAATTCATGGTTACGGTGCCGCCGCGAGGGCCCAGGGCGCCGGGGCCGTAGATGCGGACAAGCGGCCTGCCGTTGGAATGATGGAGGCCTTCCAGTTCGCGGATCAGCCATTGGGCCAGACACTGGACGCGCGAATGGATCTTGTCCAGTCCCGCCGAGCGGAGATGGCTGAGGCCGATTTCCACGCCGGGAATATTCAGAAAATCCACCGTGCCGTCTTCAAACGCTTCGGGACCGTCGGCGAGAAAATACCGGTCGCCCTGCACCGAAGCCACGGTGATCGTGCCGCCGGCGAACCAGGGGCGGTGGAGCTTTGCCAGCACGTCCCGTCTGGCGATCAGGCACCCGATGCCGGTGGGATAGCCGAACATCTTGTAGAACGACAGAGTGACGAACTCCGGCCTGACGCGGCTCAAATCGAGCCTGTTGGTCGGAACGAAGGCCGCGGCGTCGAGCAGGACGTCCCATCCGGCCTGCTGCGCTTTGCCGACCCAGGAGAGATCGTGCTGAGCCCCGGAAAAATTCGACTGGGCCGGGTAGGCGAAAAGGCAATGCTGATTTTCCGGCTTTTCCTCCAGAGCGGCCTCCATCTGTTCCGCATCCGCCAGCAAATCCGGGATGGAAAGAGGAACATAGCGGATCCGCGCGCCGCGGGCGCGGGCGAATTCACGGATTCCATTCACCGAATTGTGGTTATCGAAGGTCAGCAGATAGACGCTGCCGGGCGCGAACGGGTAGGCCTCGCCGATCAGTTTCAGGGCGCCGGTGGCGTTGGGCGTGAAGACCGCGACGTACTCGTCCAGCGGGGCGTTGAAATACTCGAGGACATCGCGGCGCCCGCGCTCGACCCACTCTGACATCTGCGCGGAAGCAGGGTTGCGCGAATGAGGATTGCCGAAAACGTGGCTTTCGAGAAGCCGCAGGTGTTCGCGCACCTGGCTCGCGCCGTACAGCCCGGCGCCCGTGTAGTCGAGGTAGACTTCGCCGAGCTGATCAAGACGCGCATAATCGCGCGCGCGGAGCTCGTCCAGACTGCGCGTGGACTCGTACTCGGGCCATGCGGAGAGGAACGCCGCGAAGGCATCCTCCCGGGCAGCTTGACGGCCGGCGGTGCCGATGCTCATGCCGGATTCAACCTCATGCCGGGATTCCGGGGAGGGGGAACGGATCGCCCCCACCTCCTGTGGGTGACTCTAACACACTGCGAACAGGAAAGTTGCCCTCAATAGCACCACACACAGGTGGTGTCATTCTGAAAGTGTGTAAGATACTGTAAAAACGGGACTTGACAATGGGCTCGAGTTGAAGCATAAAGGAAGCGGGCATACAAATATCGGTTATGCAGGTATTAAACTAGGCAATGCTGGAAGATGTCAGGGGCGGGAGAGCCTGAAAGGGGGACGCGCGATGCAGTGGCTGAGCGAGTATCTGGACAAAAGGACGAGCGCGGCGGATGCAGTGAGCGAAATCCGGTCCGGGCAGACCGTGTACATCCATCCGGGCTGTGCGGTGCCGCTGGATCTGGTCGCGGCTCTGATGGACCGGTCGCGCGATCTGGAAGACGTCCAGATCATTCACATGAAAACGCTGGGCGGGGCTGACTACACGCTGCCGGAGTATGAGCGCAGCTTCCGGACGATCGCGCTGTTCATCGGCGACAACGTGCGCCGGGCGGTGAACGAGGGTCGGGCGGAATACATGCCCATCTTCCTGCACGAAATCGAGGGTCTGTTCGAGCGAGGGGAGCTTCAGCTGGATTATGTCCTGATGCAGGTTTCGCCGCCCGACAAGTACGGATATCTGAGCCTGGGCGTGGGCGTGGACACGACGCTGACGGCGGCGCGGTGCGCGCGGCGGGTGATTGCGGAAGTGAACCCGAACATGCCGCGCACGCACGGGCAGACGTTCCTGCACATTTCCGAGATTCACAAGGTGGTGGAGGTGAGCCATCCGCTGCCGGAGATGACGGCGGATCCGGCGAATGAAGTGCAGCGGCGGATCGCGAAGAACGTGGCGTCGCTGATTCCGGACGGGGCGACGCTGCAGATGGGGATCGGGGCGGTTCCCGACGCCGTCCTGTCGTATCTGGTCAACCACCGGGATCTGGGGATGCACACGGAGATGTTCTCCGACGGAGTGATTCCCCTGATCGAAAAAGGCGTGATGAACGGGTCGCAGAAGACGATCCATCAGGCGAAACTGGTGGCCGGTTTTGTGCTGGGGACGAGGCGGCTGTTCGATTTCATCGACGACAACCCGCTGTTCGAGTTCCACCCGACGAAGTACGTGAACGACCCGTTCGTGATCGCGCAGAACCGGAAGATGGTGGCGATCAACTCGGCGATTCAGGTGGATCTGACCGGGCAGGTGTGCGCGGACTCCATCGGCACGCGCCCCTACAGCGGATTCGGGGGCCAGGTGGATTTCATCCGGGGCGCGGCGCACAGCGAAGGGGGCAAGCCGATCATCGCGTTGCCCTCGACGGCGAAGGAGGGCACGGTCTCCCGCATCGTGCCGATGCTGGATCCGGGCGCCGGGGTGGTGACTTCGCGGGCGGATGTGCATTATGTTGTCACGGAGCACGGGATCGCGTACCTGCACGGCAAGACGCTGCGGGAGCGCGCCGAGGCGCTGATT
This DNA window, taken from Bryobacteraceae bacterium, encodes the following:
- a CDS encoding aminotransferase class V-fold PLP-dependent enzyme, which produces MSIGTAGRQAAREDAFAAFLSAWPEYESTRSLDELRARDYARLDQLGEVYLDYTGAGLYGASQVREHLRLLESHVFGNPHSRNPASAQMSEWVERGRRDVLEYFNAPLDEYVAVFTPNATGALKLIGEAYPFAPGSVYLLTFDNHNSVNGIREFARARGARIRYVPLSIPDLLADAEQMEAALEEKPENQHCLFAYPAQSNFSGAQHDLSWVGKAQQAGWDVLLDAAAFVPTNRLDLSRVRPEFVTLSFYKMFGYPTGIGCLIARRDVLAKLHRPWFAGGTITVASVQGDRYFLADGPEAFEDGTVDFLNIPGVEIGLSHLRSAGLDKIHSRVQCLAQWLIRELEGLHHSNGRPLVRIYGPGALGPRGGTVTMNFYDREGSVIDHLRIEEMAARERISIRTGCFCNPGGGEAALGLRAEELTACFHRAESEHRSRFTLEDLRMCIDAKSTGAVRVSFGIASNFDDAWRFAEFARSLTDCCASALG
- a CDS encoding 4-hydroxybutyrate CoA-transferase, with the protein product MQWLSEYLDKRTSAADAVSEIRSGQTVYIHPGCAVPLDLVAALMDRSRDLEDVQIIHMKTLGGADYTLPEYERSFRTIALFIGDNVRRAVNEGRAEYMPIFLHEIEGLFERGELQLDYVLMQVSPPDKYGYLSLGVGVDTTLTAARCARRVIAEVNPNMPRTHGQTFLHISEIHKVVEVSHPLPEMTADPANEVQRRIAKNVASLIPDGATLQMGIGAVPDAVLSYLVNHRDLGMHTEMFSDGVIPLIEKGVMNGSQKTIHQAKLVAGFVLGTRRLFDFIDDNPLFEFHPTKYVNDPFVIAQNRKMVAINSAIQVDLTGQVCADSIGTRPYSGFGGQVDFIRGAAHSEGGKPIIALPSTAKEGTVSRIVPMLDPGAGVVTSRADVHYVVTEHGIAYLHGKTLRERAEALIAIADPKFRDSLTEFAYQARYLRPKFIPVS